In Engraulis encrasicolus isolate BLACKSEA-1 chromosome 2, IST_EnEncr_1.0, whole genome shotgun sequence, the sequence ctcctcctggctgGTTCTTTTTGGGCTGCTGGGTTGGTCCTGAGTTGGGCACAGAGGCTGGCTGGAGGCTGGACTCTTGCCGCTGGTTCCCGCCAAGGCTCTTCCGTGTTGGGTTGGCGGCTCCTCTGAAGTTGGCTGCCGCCATGTTTACGTTCTCTGCAGGCCCGCCGCTGCAGGGCGCTGGCTTATTTGAGCTCTGCAGTTTCAGTGCCTGCATATTCATGGCCTGGCCGACGGGGCCTTTCGCGGACAAGAAGGGTGCGGCGGCCTTATTGTTTGGTAACCTTTGTATGGGGGTCTGCCCGGCGGGAACATTGTGCTTTTTTGGTCCATTGAGGGATCCCAGGGAGGACTGGTGAGTACCCtgattgctgctgttgctgctggtgtTTGTGGACAGTTTGGATTTGTGTACATTCATGGAGGCCACACCTGGTGATTTACTCGAtggtgacgatgacgatgatgatgacgttgATTTCAGGTCTAAGCCAGTGCCGCGGCTCGACTCGGCCATGGATGGTTTGAAGTCGGGGCCGCCCTTGGTCTGTGGCGGCCTGCTGCTGAAGGAAGGCAACGCGGAGCCCAGAGACCTCCCGGGACCCATGGAGCCCATCGGGGGCTTCACGGCGCCACCGCTCTGGCTGAAGGCACCTCGGCTGTGCAGGCCCAGGgagtccctgctgctgctgctgctgctgcggcccaTGCTGGTGTAGGTGAAGCTGGCCGGCTGCAGGGGCTTCTTGATTGTGTTGAGTGAGTCTTTGATTGAGGGCTTGATGAGCTTGCGGGGAGGCTTGCCCGGACGCAGGGCCTTCAGCTCCAGCGGCAGAGGCTTGCGGCCACGTTTTTTCTTCACCGGCTCTGGCTTAGCCACCACGATCTGGGCCTTCTTCTGGGGCACGGGGTGGGCGAGTTCCCGTGGCCGAGGGGCCAACCTGGGCTTCCTGTCTGCTCCgtcgtcatcttcatcatcatcgtcctctGAAGAGGAGtcggaggatgaggaagaagaggagccagaggatgaggaggacgaggagctgCTGGACTTGGTGACCTCTGGAACTGTTTCCTGCGGAGGTGATGAGGGAGTTCatcattatttttgttttggCAGCTACAGCGTGTATTGAACTTGGCAGCGCTttttttggtgcgtgtgtgtgtgtgtgttacacttggCAGCTTTATGAAATGAACATACCACAATTTTTCGAGGTCGTCCTCTAGGCCTTTTGCCCTTTTTGCGGTACAGCATCTCTTTTTCTTGTTCACTGTAAATGCACAGAAAgtaaaattcactgtaaatgCACAGAAAGTCGCTGTTTTAGCCACATTGTGTTCTatactgacaggcacttccaacAAACAATCAGAAAAGAACATTTCATGTTCACATTTCATGTTAATACAGCCATACATgctagatgtaggcctatggttTGTGTTCACTCCTCTGGTAGGTAGCAAACAGTTATAGTCAAGGGAAAGTGCTTATACTAGCTGAAATCCAGTTCCCCTTCTCTATGAACCAGCAAGATAAGCTAGGCTACTCActtcctgctttctctctttttttgccattttcttAATGGCAACACATCTGCTAGGGGCAGTTTTGTTTGTCTCTTTGGGACTGTTTTCAATGAATCTAAAGCAAAGCATTTAATTACAATTCACTCAGATGCTATCTTTGTATGCAGCGTTCACATCCATTGGGCGCCACAAAAGACTAACCAGGGTGCAGTTAGCGCCTGCTAGAGCGTTTCAGAGCACATTGTTTGCGCTTGGGCAGGGGAGGGCTGTTGTGTATGTGGGGTGGGTCGTGGGGTGGTGGGGTCGCTCACCTCTTGTTAAATGCAGCCAATAATCTTGGGTCAAGAAGGTTTTCCTGAGGCTCCCAACTATTGTGCCTGAAACAGATAATCAAAGTCATTAAAACAACTTCCAGCAACCACGTCTCAGTTCCACTCTGAAATAGTTAGCCTATGTGACCCAACTTCAGCACTGTGTTTCACCCAAAAAGCGTTCACAAATTCactttacttctttttttttaacccataatgTTTTAACAGGAAGCGGAATATGTAAAACTCATAGGAGAGCTATCACTTAGATTTTGCACCGTCTCAGTTTCCATAATGTTTTGCCACCATGTTCCCCCACATCTGTCATGACACCTCGGTGGGTGACCCTATTGACAGAACATTCCAACTCAAGTTCTCTATGCCTTTTACAACCCATTCACAGCCAGGCAGTATGCAAAACCAAAGTCagagaaaaaagtggtatggtgGCCAAAGTGTAAGTGAAACTACACGTGACAAAATACGATTAAAATACGGGGTTTGCGGGTGGACTTGGACAAAAAGCCTGGCTGATTGACAGACAGATTGTCCATAGATGGGGATTATCCGGAACAATGTAGTGGgcaaaaagacaagagagagggagagggcaccGACTGAAACGACAAGGCGTTTGTGTGGTGGGTTACCAGCGGGTAGAGGGACAGCTGGAGTTTAGCAAAAGCGCCCAACACTACAAGTGGGCAGAGAAAAATGGTGTGGGCTATCTTTTTATCAATCGTTTTTGTAGAAGATCTTAACTTTCAAGGGTCCGCGCTAAATTAAAGATGGAAGTTGGAAGCGCGGTGTGAGTTGTTCGGTTGATAAATATGTGGTGGTTGTGCGCTTTTACGCACCGAACCAATTTAATAACTGCCTTGTAATTACACACGCGGAATAAACTAATGATTAGTTACAATGTAGCACGCACTCTGCTCGAGAATGCGTCCCAAAATATGATTCGCCCGCTTAGTAGCTGTTTGGGAACAAGTGAGGCGCTATCTAGCTTCTCTTTCGTTGGAAACTTTAGACAAAGAACAATAGCGATAAATCGAAAAATAAAGTCATCCAAAGAGTAGGCCACGTGTGATACGTTGTTTATTGATCATCTGGACCTCAGAAACGATTTAGATTAATTGTGGGTGTAGGAAAGCAACCATTCTTTACGCCATGAATGCAACAAGCGAcacgttgttgttgttttcattgtTTGAGTCTGCCTGCAGCTGCATTAGCCAGCAGTTGTACTTACTTGGATGACCAACCTCTCCACTTCACCAGATATTCCACCTTCCCCTGCGAAATTAACCATATATTAGTAACGCGTATCAATACCGAACATTGTATTGTGTTTCCCAAACGTCTGAAATCTGACCTTTCGTAGTCGTTTGTTCAGAATACATTCGGCATCGAAAACCTGTTCTCCGACGACGCTCAACTCCTCCATGGCTGCAGCAGCCTTCTCTGAGACCTCGcatgaaagaaaaggaaaagggggaGGAAGGAAAACGCAAACACCATGTATGTCCCTTATCGGATACCATACATGGGCTACGTCACTGAATGTGAAGCAGCTAGAATATTTCTGTGTGAAGTGCTTTGAGAAATCCAATTAATCAgcacattatataggcctacacagatcTAAATTTCAAAACGTAAAACCAACCTTTATTGAATTCTCTATTTACATAAATCATTATAGCGTCCATTTCAAAATCTATTAACAAGAAAGCTGTGAAAACATATAACCTATTTGTGctgtacaataggcctactttcatgtaattttatttattttcatatttcatcCCTGGCAGACTGTTTCGACTTCAGACAATGTGATGTTTttatgcaataataataataataataataataataataataataataataataataataataataatccaattAGGCTAATCAGCGTAATTTCTGCTGTAAACTGAATTCGATGCGGGCATTGTGACAGCATGTAAGGTGTGTTTATTTCGGGACAGAAGGCACACGCTGTCATAGTGCTACTTTATTGATTTAGCCTGTTTGgtgaaatgttattttttttttataaagcaaGGGGTCCACCCTCAACCATGTTGAGACAAACCAGAGAAATTCCTGGGGTAAAGTGAACCACCACAGTTTAAGCTGATAAGTAATTTTTCTAATTAAAAACAACATGTTAACATCCCAACAGCTCGATTTATAACCAcacattccaaatccaatattgtAGGGGCTGGTAAAACACTTTTTTCCCATTGGAGACCTCAGTGGCTACACGCCCTGTGTGTTTCCCTGGTGTAATTACTTCACTTCATAGCTTTCCTACAATCAGGCTGGATTAATATGGCCCAGCaatgcaggttgctgtgggcctacCTAGAAGGTAAATTTCACGACAACATTGCATAGAGAGTATCATAATTcacataggaattaaggataacatgtctgtgaGCTGTGGATAATAGCCTTAAtatttaaaactgtactcaacattacatattcatttttcaatattgcatcttatcacaattctgcagtttttgaGTTTTGGCCAAtcaaaaatcaaaatcaaattaaTTTGGCCCTAGGCCGCAGCCACATTGAGCCatatgcgttaatccggccctgtctacaatgtataggcctataactaacaataaaacaaattaatgtaatatttcacAAAATTGTATTTTTTAGACCTTATTTACAtgtgttttattatgtttttaagTGTCTCACTTTACCCAACATCAAATGTCTCAGTTTACcctataggcctacccacctTTTGCGAAAAAACAACATGTCTAGCTTTTCAGACCCATCTTAAATCAACATCAACCATATGGTTTCATGTGTTGGAAGTGCAGTAACATGCATAGTATAACTTGTTGTACCGGGTGAAATTTTACTtttatgtgcaaaaaaaaacactttttttgtgaaaaaagctTGCTTAATAAAGCTAAACAACCATTTTTTTCTTCCTGGTAATTAGGGAATGTGAGGGGGATGAAAACAATGTGGTTAAATGATCACAATTTTGTTCCAATGCTGTTATATAGGGGGTGTCTCACATTCCCCGGTGTCTCACATTACCCCGCTCTCCCCTATGCATAAAGTGGGCAATGACAGAAGAACGGCATCTGAATGGGAAAAACAACCTTTATTCCATTTATCATTTATTCCTTGATATGTTTTTAATTAATGAAATCATGCTCAATCATCTTAAAGCAGAAAATGAACTTGTTTTTATGTTACAAATTAATACAGGGCTTTCTGGCTGCAGAAGTAGTACAggatacagtaaataaataaaacttgtCTCAGGACAACATGCAGGACTATTCTGCCACAGTGGGCTACCACATGCTTCATATTAGTCCATCGGTAGGCTATTTGAATATTTTGCTTTCAGCCTACTTTCTAGTTTGGTACTTTCATGCTAACATGGTTAACACATTACCTAGGTTCAATAGGTGTATAACATAAGTAGTTGTATTGACACATAGCCTATTAACATGTGCAGTAGTTACAA encodes:
- the cbx2 gene encoding chromobox protein homolog 2, whose amino-acid sequence is MEELSVVGEQVFDAECILNKRLRKGKVEYLVKWRGWSSKHNSWEPQENLLDPRLLAAFNKSEQEKEMLYRKKGKRPRGRPRKIVETVPEVTKSSSSSSSSSSGSSSSSSSDSSSEDDDDEDDDGADRKPRLAPRPRELAHPVPQKKAQIVVAKPEPVKKKRGRKPLPLELKALRPGKPPRKLIKPSIKDSLNTIKKPLQPASFTYTSMGRSSSSSSRDSLGLHSRGAFSQSGGAVKPPMGSMGPGRSLGSALPSFSSRPPQTKGGPDFKPSMAESSRGTGLDLKSTSSSSSSSPSSKSPGVASMNVHKSKLSTNTSSNSSNQGTHQSSLGSLNGPKKHNVPAGQTPIQRLPNNKAAAPFLSAKGPVGQAMNMQALKLQSSNKPAPCSGGPAENVNMAAANFRGAANPTRKSLGGNQRQESSLQPASVPNSGPTQQPKKNQPGGGGEKVRAEDSNDSGNIQDRSAKRPPHRVEKTPSLKPLPTEIREPVGKRERSSSKDGGKAKVLSEMSTGEEGSTSDSDQEDSPFPSNGQDFAVQPSQDWKPTRSLIEHVFVTDVTANLVTVTVKESPTSVGFFSLRNY